Proteins encoded together in one Camelus dromedarius isolate mCamDro1 chromosome 11, mCamDro1.pat, whole genome shotgun sequence window:
- the LOC105106267 gene encoding thiol S-methyltransferase TMT1B — MDALVRLLQLLVLLLTLPLHIMALLGFWEPLCKSYFPYLMAVLAAKTNRKMEGKKRELFSQIKGLAGASGKVALLELGCGTGANFQFYPSGCRITCLDPNPNFEKFLTKSMAENRHLEYERFVVAFGEDMKQLADGSMDVVVCTLVLCSVQSPRKVLQEVQRVLRPGGLFFFWEHVAEPRGSWAFLWQQVAEPTWKHIGDGCRLTRETWKDLESAQFSELQMERQPPPFKWLPVGPHIMGKAVK, encoded by the exons ATGGACGCCCTGGTCCGGCTCCTGCAGCTGCTGGTGCTGCTCCTGACCCTGCCCCTGCACATCATGGCTCTGCTGGGCTTCTGGGAGCCCCTGTGCAAGAGCTATTTCCCCTACCTGATGGCCGTGCTGGCGGCCAAGACCAACCGCAAGATGGAGGGCAAGAAGCGGGAGCTCTTCAGCCAGATAAAGGGGCTTGCGGGGGCCTCGGGCAAGGTGGCCCTGCTGGAGCTGGGCTGCGGCACTGGTGCCAACTTCCAGTTCTACCCATCTGGCTGCAGGATCACCTGCCTGGACCCGAACCCCAACTTTGAGAAGTTCCTGACAAAAAGTATGGCCGAGAATAGACATCTCGAGTATGAACGGTTTGTGGTGGCTTTCGGAGAGGACATGAAGCAGCTGGCCGATGGCTCCATGGACGTGGTGGTCTGCACCTTGGTGCTCTGCTCAGTGCAGAGCCCGAGGAAGGTCCTGCAGGAGGTCCAGAGAGTGCTGAGGCCG GGAGGATTGTTCTTTTTCTGGGAGCACGTGGCTGAGCCGCGTGGGAGCTGGGCCTTCCTGTGGCAGCAAGTTGCAGAGCCCACCTGGAAACACATCGGGGATGGCTGCCGCCTCACCAGAGAGACCTGGAAGGATCTGGAAAGTGCCCAGTTCTCCGAACTCCAAATGGAACGCCAGCCCCCTCCCTTCAAGTGGTTGCCTGTTGGGCCGCACATCATGGGGAAGGCCGTGAAGTAA
- the LOC105106268 gene encoding LOW QUALITY PROTEIN: integrin alpha-7 (The sequence of the model RefSeq protein was modified relative to this genomic sequence to represent the inferred CDS: inserted 2 bases in 1 codon): MDNGKQQVKGAFFNLDVMGALRKEGEQGSLFGFSVALHGQLQPRPQSWLLAGAPQALALPGQQANRTGGLFACPLSLEETDCSGVDIDRGADVQKESKENQWLGVSVRSQGPGGKVVTCAHRYESRQRVDQILETRDVIGRCFVLSQDLAIHDELDGGEWKFCEGRPQGHEQFGFCQQGTAAAFSPDSHYLLFGAPGTYNWKGTARVELCAQGSADLAHLDDGPYEAGGEKEQDPRLIPVPANSYFGLLFVTNIDSSDPDQLVYKTLDPADRLPGPAGDLALNSYLGFSIDSGKALMRAEELSFVAGAPRANHKGAVVILRKDSASRLVPEVTLSGERLTSGFGYSLAVADLNNDGWTDLIVGAPYFFEHQEELGGAVYVYMNQGGHWAGVSPLRLCGSPDSMFGISLAVLGDLNQDGFPDIAVGAPFDGDGKVFIYHGSSLGLVVTASQVLEGEAVGIXSFGYSLSGGLDMDGNHYPDLLVGSLADTAVLFRARPILHVSHEVSILPRTIDLEQPNCAGGHSVCMDLRVCFSYVASPSSYSPVVALDYTLDGDTDRRLRGQVPRVTFLSRGPDDPKHQASGTVWLKRQRDRVCGDTTLQLQENVKDKLRAIVVTLSYSLPTPRLRRQAPGQGLPPAAPILNAHPPSTQRTEIHFLKQGCGEDKICQSNLRLVHARFCTRISDTEFQPLPMDADGTTALFALSGQPVIGLELKVSNLPSDPAQPQADGDDAHEAQLLVTLPASLHYSGVRALDPAEKPLCLSNDNASHVECELGNPMKRGAEVTFYLILSTSGITIETTELEVELLLATISEQELRPVSARARVFIELPLSITGVAIPQQLFFSGVVRGESAMRSEWDVGSKVKYEVTVSNQGQSLNTLGSAFLNIMWPHEITNGKWLLYPMQVELEGGQGPGQKGLCSRRPRALYLDVDSRDRRRRELGQPEQPEPREQPEPSTSWWSVSSAEKKKNVTLDCAQGTANCMVFSCPLYSFDRAAVLHVWGRLRNSTFLEEYSAVKSLEVIVRANITVKSSIKNLLLRDAATVIPVMVYLDPVAVVAEGVPWWVILLAVLAGLLVLALLVLLMWKMGFFKRARYPEAAVPQYHAVKIPREDRQQFKEEKMGTILRNNWGSPRREGPDAHPILAGDGQPELGPDGHPVPSTA; the protein is encoded by the exons GCTGCTGGCGGGCGCTCCCCAGGCTCTGGCTCTGCCTGGGCAGCAGGCGAATCGCACCGGAGGACTCTTCGCCTGCCCCCTGAGCCTGGAAGAGACTGACTGCTCCGGAGTGGACATCGACCGGGGAG CGGATGTGCAGAAGGAGAGTAAGGAGAACCAGTGGTTGGGAGTCAGTGTTCggagccaggggcctgggggcaAGGTTGTT ACCTGTGCACACCGATACGAGTCGCGGCAGCGAGTGGACCAGATCCTGGAGACAAGGGATGTGATTGGTCGCTGCTTTGTGCTAAGCCAAGACCTGGCCATCCATGACGAGCTGGATGGTGGGGAGTGGAAGTTCTGTGAGGGGCGCCCGCAGGGCCACGAACAGTTTGGGTTCTGCCAGCAGGGCACGGCCGCTGCCTTCTCTCCAGACAGCCACTACCTCCTCTTTGGAGCCCCGGGAACTTATAACTGGAAGG GCACGGCCAGGGTGGAGCTCTGTGCACAGGGCTCAGCGGACCTGGCACATCTGGACGACGGGCCCTACGAGGCGGGGGGTGAGAAGGAGCAGGACCCCCGCCTCATCCCGGTCCCTGCCAACAGCTACTTTG GGTTGCTCTTTGTGACCAACATTGATAGCTCAGACCCTGACCAGCTGGTGTATAAAACTTTGGACCCTGCTGACCGGCTCCCAGGACCAGCCGGAGACTTGGCCCTGAATAGCTACTTAG GTTTCTCCATTGACTCGGGGAAGGCGCTGATGCGAGCAGAGGAGCTGAGCTTTGTGGCAGGGGCCCCTCGTGCCAACCACAAGGGTGCTGTGGTCATTCTGCGCAAAGACAGTGCCAGCCGCCTGGTGCCCGAAGTTACACTGTCTGGGGAGCGCCTGACCTCCGGCTTTGGCTACTCACTGGCTGTGGCTGATCTCAACAATGATGG CTGGACAGACCTGATAGTGGGTGCCCCCTACTTCTTTGAGCACCAAGAAGAGTTGGGGGGTGCCGTGTATGTGTATATGAACCAGGGGGGTCACTGGGCTGGGGTCTCCCCTCTCCGGCTCTGCGGCTCCCCCGACTCCATGTTTGGGATCAGCCTGGCTGTCTTGGGGGACCTCAACCAAGACGGCTTCCCAG ACATCGCCGTGGGGGCTCCCTTCGATGGGGATGGGAAAGTCTTCATCTACCACGGGAGCAGCCTGGGGCTTGTCGTCACAGCTTCCCAG GTGCTGGAGGGCGAGGCCGTGGGCAT GAGCTTTGGCTACTCCCTGTCGGGCGGCCTGGACATGGATGGGAACCATTACCCGGACCTGCTGGTGGGCTCCCTGGCCGACACGGCCGTGCTCTTCAG GGCCAGGCCCATCCTCCATGTCTCCCACGAGGTCTCTATCCTTCCGAGAACCATCGACCTAGAACAGCCCAACTGTGCCGGCGGCCACTCAGTCTG CATGGACCTAAGGGTCTGTTTCAGCTACGTCGCATCGCCCAGCAGCTACAGCCCTGTTGTGG CCCTGGATTACACGTTAGATGGGGACACAGACCGGAGGCTCCGGGGCCAGGTCCCCCGTGTGACCTTCCTGAGCCGTGGCCCGGATGACCCTAAGCACCAGGCCTCAGGCACTGTGTGGCTGAAACGCCAGCGTGACCGAGTCTGTGGTGACACCACGCTCCAGCTTCAG GAGAATGTCAAAGACAAGCTTCGGGCCATTGTGGTGACCCTGTCCTATAGTCTCCCGACCCCCCGGCTCCGGCGACAGGCTCCTGGCCAGGGGCTGCCCCCAGCGGCCCCCATCCTCAATGCCCACCCGCCCAGCACCCAGCGGACGGAG ATCCACTTCCTGAAGCAAGGCTGTGGGGAAGATAAGATCTGTCAGAGCAACCTGCGGCTGGTCCACGCCCGTTTCTGCACCCGCATCAGTGACACCGAGTTTCAGCCTCTGCCCAT GGACGCAGATGGGACGACAGCCCTGTTTGCACTGAGTGGGCAGCCAGTCATCGGCCTGGAGCTGAAGGTCAGCAATCTGCCCTCggacccagcccagccccaggccgaCGGGGATGACGCTCACGAGGCCCAGCTCCTGGtcaccctccctgcctctctgcacTACTCAGGAGTCCGGGCCCTGGACCCTGCG GAGAAGCCACTGTGCCTGTCCAATGACAACGCCTCCCACGTCGAGTGTGAGCTTGGGAACCCCATGAAGAGAGGCGCCGAG GTCACCTTCTACCTCATCCTTAGCACCTCAGGGATCACCATTGAGACCACAGAGCTAGAGGTGGAGCTGCTGTTAGCCAC GATCAGCGAGCAGGAGCTGCGTCCGGTCTCTGCCCGAGCTCGTGTCTTCATCGAGCTGCCGCTGTCCATCACAGG GGTGGCCATTCCCCAGCAGCTCTTCTTCTCCGGCGTGGTGCGGGGTGAGAGTGCCATGCGGTCTGAGTGGGATGTGGGCAGCAAGGTCAAGTACGAGGTCACG GTCTCCAACCAAGGCCAGTCACTCAAcaccctgggctctgccttcctCAACATCATGTGGCCCCACGAGATTACCAACGGGAAGTGGCTGCTGTACCCCATGCAGGTGGAGCTGGAGGGCGGGCAGGGGCCCGGGCAGAAGGGGCTCTGTTCCCGCAGGCCCAGAGCCCTCTACCTG gatGTGGACAGCAGGGACAGGAGGCGGCGGGAGCTGGGGCAGCCGGAGCAGCCGGAGCCTCGTGAGCAGCCGGAGCCCAGCACGTCCTGGTGGTCAGTGTCCTCTGCTGAGAAGAAGAAAAACGTCACCCTG GACTGCGCCCAGGGCACGGCCAACTGCATGGTGTTCAGCTGCCCTCTCTACAGTTTTGACCGCGCGGCTGTGCTGCACGTCTGGGGCCGCCTCCGGAACAGCACCTTCCTGGAG GAGTACTCAGCTGTGAAGTCCCTGGAGGTGATCGTTCGAGCCAACATCACCGTGAAATCCTCCATCAAGAACCTGCTGCTCAGAGATGCCGCCACGGTG atccCAGTGATGGTATACTTGGACCCCGTGGCGGTGGTGGCAGAAGGAGTCCCCTGGTGGGTCATCCTCCTGGCTGTCCTGGCCGGGCTGCTGGTGTTGGCGCTACTGGTGTTGCTCATGTGGAAG ATGGGATTCTTCAAGCGAGCTCGGTACCCCGAAGCCGCAGTGCCCCAGTACCACGCAGTGAAGATCCCGCGGGAAGACCGGCAGCAGTTCAAGGAGGAGAAGATGGGCACGATCCTGAGGAACAACTGGGGCAGCCCCCGGCGGGAGGGCCCCGACGCGCACCCCATCCTGGCTGGGGATGGGCAGCCCGAGCTGGGCCCCGATGGCCaccctgtgccaagcactgccTAG